A genomic stretch from Onychomys torridus unplaced genomic scaffold, mOncTor1.1, whole genome shotgun sequence includes:
- the LOC118576584 gene encoding LOW QUALITY PROTEIN: NXPE family member 4-like (The sequence of the model RefSeq protein was modified relative to this genomic sequence to represent the inferred CDS: inserted 1 base in 1 codon) — translation MKMMTSRKSLWVLLSILIFWVSFTVFRNPSKIWLQFKLPVSFSRWNLVTTSSCPTVPLNLPVLPKETELRVREVLEKLDKQIPPRPFTHLNNTTSATHSTATILNPQDTYCMGDKLDVLLEARDHLGRRKEYGGDFLRARMSSPALKAGASGKVTDFNNGTYLVSFILFWEGPVSLSILLIHPSEGVSALWRARKQGYDRIIFTGWFVNGTSQVHTDCALVLNSSVELCQYLDAQDQEAFYCVKPPNVPCAALTHMQSKNKEVSYLRQQDRSLFERSNIGVEIMGKSNVISVSKCNKEAVPAKERCKLGKVSTIPSGHVWKNMWNPASCSLAPIKMKECLRGKFIYLMGDSTIRQWMEYFKSSINTLRSVDLHETGKLQHQLAVDLEDKINIQWKKHGYPFIGSFVYSVKEMEYIARIIDRTGGEKNTVIVISLGQHFRPFPIDLFIRRALNVHKALRRLLLRSPDTIVILKTENIREMSSDVERLSDFNGYTQYLALKDIFQDLNVGVIDAWDMTXAYGTNDVHPPQHVVGSQINIFLNYIC, via the exons ATATGGCTTCAGTTCAAGTTGCCTGTGTCCTTCAGTCGCTGGAATTTGGTCACGACATCCTCATGCCCTACAGTGCCTCTGAACCTACCAGTTTTACCAAAAGAGACAGAGCTGAGAGTCAGGGAGGTCCTGGAGAAACTAGACAAACAGATCCCTCCCAGACCTTTCACCCACCTCAACAACACCACCAGTgccacacacagcacagccacCATCCTCAACCCTCAAGACACTTACTGCATGGGGGACAAACTGGATGTGCTGTTGGAAGCTAGGGACCACCTGGGACGCAGGAAGGAGTATGGTGGGGACTTCCTGAGGGCCAGGATgtcctccccagccctgaaggcaggagcttcTGGAAAGGTGACAGACTTCAACAATGGCACCTACCTTGTCAGCTTCATTCTGTTCTGGGAGGGCCCGGTCTCCCTGTCTATCCTGCTCATCCATCCCAGTGAAGGAGTGTCAGCTCTCTGGAGAGCAAGAAAACAGGGCTACGACAGAATCATCTTCACTGGCTGGTTTGTAAATGGAACCTCTCAGGTCCACACTGATTGTGCCTTGGTTCTAAACTCAAGTGTCGAGCTGTGCCAATATCTGGATGCCCAGGACCAAGAAGCGTTCTACTGTGTAAAGCCTCCAAATGTACCCTGTGCAGCTCTTACCCATATGCAATCAAAAAACAAGGAAGTTTCCTATCTTAGACAGCAAGACAGGAGCCTCTTTGAAAG GTCAAATATAGGTGTGGAGATTATGGGAAAATCCAATGTGATTAGTGTCTCCAAATGCAACA AAGAAGCTGTTCCAGCAAAAGAGAGATGCAAGCTGGGGAAGGTGTCTACAATCCCCAGTGGGCATGTCTGGAAGAACATGTGGAACCCAGCCTCCTGTAGTTTGGCTCCAATCAAAATGAAAGAATGCCTGAGAGGAAAATTCATCTATCTGATGGGTGATTCCACAATCCGCCAGTGGATGGAATACTTCAAAAGCAGTATCAACA CACTGAGGTCTGTGGATCTGCATGAGACTGGAAAACTGCAACACCAACTTGCTGTGGACTTGGAAGACAAAATCAATATCCAGTGGAAAAAACATGGTTACCCCTTTATTGGATCGTTTGTCTACTCTGTCAAAGAGATGGAATATATTGCACGGATAATTGACAGAACTGGAGGAGAGAAAAACACAGTCATTGTCATTTCTCTGGGTCAACATTTCAGACCTTTCCCCATTGACCTTTTCATCCGAAGAGCCCTCAATGTCCACAAGGCTCTTCGGCGTCTTCTCCTGAGAAGCCCAGACACTATAGTTAtcctcaaaacagaaaacatcagagagatgagcagtgatgtggaaAGACTTAGTGACTTTAATGGTTACACCCAGTACCTTGCCTTAAAAGATATTTTCCAGGATCTCAATGTGGGTGTCATTGATGCCTGGGATATGA TTGCATATGGCACAAATGATGTCCATCCACCACAGCATGTGGTTGGAAGTCAAATTaatatattcttaaattataTTTGCTAG